From Impatiens glandulifera chromosome 7, dImpGla2.1, whole genome shotgun sequence:
taatgaattaaaggaggaataaagtattttttaaattttttttattattagaataactcaaaattAAACCAGCCAAagaattacaattatttttgtaagagGGAATGTTGATGGATTAGATAATTTCTtagaaaatcaaacaaatttgggactttcattttcataagaCTGTAATCAATCATTCaatcaatcaaaatcttccatcaacacaaaaagaaaataacactAGTACTTGAGAGTTGCAATAGATGAATcccctcttcatcatcatcttctcttCCTACAGCAAAATAATCTAAATGCTAAGATGTTGATGATCTTCTCTAGGTAAGCTCTGAACTGTATCAGACCATCTCCCCGGCGAATGATCACTACTATTAGACGAAACATGAGCCTCAGCTCTCGCTTCCCTCACCATCCTCAATACCTCCTTAATCACAGGCCTTTCATCACCACAAACAGAGACACACGCCATAGCAATATTCAACAGCGCCCCAAGTTTATCCTCATTCGGAGGTCCATCATCAGACTCCTCCGTCTCATGATCTTCCCTAACAGACCGTACCCATTTAGGAATATCAGATCCATGTTCCTCAACAACATCCTCAAACGGCGTCTTCCCAGTTAAAAGTTCAAGAACAAGAACACCGAAGCTGTACACGTCGCCTTCCTGTGTGCTGGTGGTTGCTGTTGTTGTCATGTGCCGGCACTCCGGTGCTTTGTAAAAGACGCCGCCGCCGCTGGATTCGACGGTTATGTCATCTGGGTTTTTGAAGGAAGAGAGACCGTAGTCGGTGAGACAGGATTCGAAGTCGGATCCGAGAAGTACGTTTGAGGATTTGAGATTTCCGTGGGTGAGATTTGAATTCTGGTGAATGTAGAGTAATCCAGCAGCTACATCTTCTGCTATTTTCAAACATGATGTCCAATGAAGAGGCTTTCCTCCTCCCGGAGGTGCTCTTGATCCTGAATATGGAACAGGAAACAAATTAAGCTTAAATCATTAATGGGTTTCATTGAAATCTACATGATTATAGTTTCAGACCGTGAATGAGTGAGAAAAGGCTGCCGTTTGGGAAGTAATCATAAACAAGGAGTCGTTCTTCTTTAGCATGAAAATAGGCACGAATTGGAACCAGATTCGGGTGCCTTAATCTACCCAATATCTCCATATATCTTCTGAATTCCTCCACGCGTGGATATCGCGCCTCCCTCAGCCTCTTCACCGTCACAATGTATCCCGATTCCATTACCGCCTTGTAAGTGCTACCCACAGTTCCTCTTCCCAATGTCTCCGCCGACGCCTTCAATAGATCCTCCATTGTATAGTTCATCCTCTCTTCCCCTACCCCTTCTCCTACCAAAAACACCAGATTTCCCGTCCCTCCTCCCTCTTCCGTTTCTTCCCATGAAAACTGCTTCCCTCCACCGGCGCCGACGGCGCCGCCGTTGTTGTTTCCTTCCGCCGTCGTTGTGACGGTCCTAGAAGACGTCCTCCCGCTTCTCTTACAGACAACACACATGATTATAAGACAGAGAATCAGTAACCCAAAACCCCCCACGCTGCCGACTACGACGGCGGTAATCTGTTTCCGATTCAACccatgtttcttcttcttctccttaaTCGGAGAACTGGGGCTCGCCGACGGCGACATTAAATCGCATGTCGATTCTATTTGGGTTCCGCAAAGGCCAATGTTGCCGAAGAACGAAGAGATAGAGAATCTAACCATGGCAGGAGTCACTGGGATCTGACCGTGGAGGTGGTTATTGGATACATTGAAGAACCTCAAACTGGGTTGGTTAAACGGAGGGATTTCGCCTGTGAGTTGATTGTTATCTAAAGATAGTACGTATAAGCGGCTGAGGTTGAGCAGGGAGTTGGGTATTTCGCCGGAGATTCTGTTATCTGATATGACAATGACCTTGAGACGGTGGAGAAGGGAAAGAGTCGCCGGAATTTGACCGGAGAAATGATTTCCGTTTAAATAGATTGATTTGAGATTTGGTAGGCTTGAGAGATCTGGGATTTGACCAGTTAGTGAGTTTGCTTTGAAACTGAGTAGTCGGAGCTGATCTAACTTGTTGAGAATATTGATATTAAGTTGGCCGGTTAAGTTGAGGTGTTCGAGGACTAGCTTTATGACTCTTCCTTTTAAGCATTGTTTGACTCCTTTCCATTGACAAGGATCACTTCCATGGCGCCATTGTAGGTGATTTGAGTTATCAATTTCTGATTTGAGAGATAAGAGGGTGTCAGCATCGTCTGACAATGCGCAATGGAGGAGAAAAGAGAAGGATGTAGAGAAAAGGAGAAGTAGAATACATGAAGTTCTTCTTGGGAACTCCATATATCTAATCATCCAGTCAAGCAAGCAAATGAAATGAGAATCAGAGATGATGAAACAAAAAGAATGAAATGGAATAGTATGAGGCAAGaatcattcattcattgattccttccttccttccttccttcatCGATTCAATCGCCAAATGGCTTTCCAAATACTGGCTTCTGGGTTTTCCCCCATATTAAATATTGCTGTTACCATGGCATGGAAATGAAGCAGAAGCTGaagtgatgatgatgatgatgagcaGAGAAAGATGAATGCTTGCAACAGACAGTCATAAGAGATAATGggttttctctctctttcttttatttcagTGAGTCTTTGAAGATAATAAAAGCAGTCGCGATCTGAAGATGAATTGAGAGTGTTGTTTCACGGGTAATCAATCCCAGCTTGTGTACTTTCACGTGAAAGCAGAGGGAGGTTTCAGATACCCAAATATACTATCTTTataagaagatgatgatgagtcaGAAGATTGGTgttaaaaaaatagtgaaaacAACAACAGGAGgaagagttaattaattaagaatctGGTTGGAATTTCAAGATCATTTGATGGTAGCATTGGATCCAGTCTGTATATTCATTCAACTATGCTTAAACATGAGAAAacatatatcatcatcatcatcttgttTACATAAGAAAACCCCCCACCCCCATAACCCCATTGAAATGACTGAAATCAATAATTCAAGAGAGAGGGAGGGGGGAGACAGAAGAGGCCATGCAATGCCAACTGTTGTAAGTAAATTCAGGACAATTAATTTTTACAAGTTTTATTCATGTTTTCCTTTCACtctatttataacaaataataaatggtaGCAGCAGCAGAAGCAGCAGCTAGTGTGTCTTCTCTGAACAATATTAAATTGGATGTTTTTTACTCTCCTCTCCTCCTCATGGTCAATGCTAGCATGGGTAATTAAAAACCCTAAAGAAATATTCAGTTAAGTTCAGTGTTCTCCTCATACTAAACTCCAAAGATTGCCTCTTCCCCATTCACTTTTGTTTTTTTCCCTCATGGAAGATTCCTCCATTTCTTAAACTTAATtgccaacaacaacaaccaaaagggaaaaaagggaagaagaagaagggttCGTTCAGGCATCAGTGAGTGAGTGAACCATacaaaaaattctcaaatttggATTGCCTCACCCTAGGCCTGTTCTGGTTAGGACATGGCTTCACGTGAGAGGAGATTTAGTAAAAAAACTGAGCACTcacaaaacttttatttttgtaagggTCAActattaagaagaaaaaaagaggaGGTTTTGCCTGGCTTAAGTTGCAAAAAGTTGTGTGACTCTTGGCCAGTACACTTTGTTTGGGAAGGTTCTTAAGAATCAATCAATTATATAGTACATTTTGTTCATGAATGTGTTCAGATTTTGAACAAAATGTGTTCAGATTTTGTTGTATTATGTCAAAATTAATGGTTGTATTTGGTCAAATTAGAATTAAagagttaaattttatttcttaaattttgtaGACCATTTAATAggatgaatttgaatttaaattagaatttcaatttaatttagtgtaaatttataattttataattttattctttttagaTCTTAAtcgtaattttatatttttatttttttaaacaaaataacttattattttatcatttaaaacatgattaaaattttaattaataattttttttttttgaaatttaggaGGTTAAAATATcgaattaatgtttttttattatttttaatttagtaaattaacattttgaactattatatatatatatatatattaatttaataggtTAACATGTTAAGtcgatattttctttttaaatttaagaagttaaGAGGTTGAACcgatatttgatttttaatatttgaagttAACCGATTGCACTGATAtttcttttaatgaaaattgaaatttaaaaacatCTCTTACTCTTGAgttattctaatttattgtgtcaaactaatattttaataaaataaataatatatattaaaattatttttattatactttttttttacaaacatagaaaagaaattgagattaaattataattatagttttttagTTATAGGAagtgaattgtaatttaatacCAAGTCTCATctaattagaattagaattctaatttcaatttcaattcaacTCATCCAAACACACCCCAAGAATTAAGAAAACAATGAATTGATTGAACAAAAACAATTGAGCACAATAATACTtgagaaaatgatttaaatttcgGTAAAAGATATAAGAGGATaaagaaataagaaaatatttgcaagaacaaaataaatacttGGATGTTAGAAATGATTTGAATCTCTTTTAATGATTGAActaaagttattatatatattccttattttcattattcatGTAAAGAGTGAGAATGTATCGAGATTAGAGATGATAGTGGCAAGATGATTGAGTTTTTGGAGATTAGGAGTGTGTGAAACTAatactcaatatttttttatttttatttttatttttcaacttttataatatttagtttatttagaaaataataaaaataaattcacacTCGAATCGAGTAATTAAGTATCCGACGGAGAATAGAGAGATACTCGTAATGTCGGGGTcgattagtaaaataaaaatcagaTTCGTGGATAGAAATTTCACTAGGTTAAAGATGTGTGACTATTTTAATATCGACAACCAACCAATATTATTAGTGTTACGCCTAATATTTTAGGCTTTGCACGtggataatatattttttttttgaaaataagagAATAACTAATTCACTTTTTAAAATGACCAAGAATGTTCAAAGTTCAAACTCACCTCTTTATGAccataatttattgttttttttttctctacaACTACAACTAAGAAAAACCAGTCTTCGTTAACTAATTTGCTGCTTTCATTTTTTAGGCATAAGAATAACATTTatgtgtttttaaaaataatacgcCTTTCTAGTTTTCCTAAAAAACAATAGAATGTAGAGTAACAAAAACAATACATAGGTAAAAGAACAATATGGATTGTAATCCAATCCattgaaaaatatgaatttgaatgaaatatattGGATTAGAACTTTCTTCACCATACTTCTGGgcttatttaactttttatatttgttaaaaataatataaaatcgaattaattaaaaaaattaaaatgataggTCAAAACACCTgtgatgtttatttttttttaataaaatatcaaataactaATATTGTGATAGTTCTAgtattaaataactcaattcaAAATTACAACTTATTTAGtgaagtttaaaataataattgagctatatataaataataatatttaattaatatttttaaaaaataaactcttactatttatttgaaataaactctCAATTTACTAGTTAACAAATATACAActtaaaaaggtaaaaaacacgtgTATATTAACATCAAACATAACCTAAAATTCAAGAGTTAAAAGGGTTAAAATTGcttgaaaaacaaacaaacccaCACATATAAAGATTTTAGAAATTACCTTAGTTTTCTGATACTAAGCTTAATTAAACATACGAAAAATAAGAAATCGATGGAAcctgaagaaaaaaaaaaaaaaaaaaagaccagCTGCCTTGGCTCTTTTCCCTGAACGGTTTGATTTGGCAGTTGAAAATTTGCTTTGATTttggttttgttttattttgtaaatatgatataatgcaaaaaaacaagtaaatttttaaaatacgcggttcGACCGCGAAACGGTTTATTAAGCGGTCAGAATTTTGTCTTCAAAACGGTCACATTTTgaaccggtcaaaatccggtCCGACCGTCCGGTTTAAT
This genomic window contains:
- the LOC124945414 gene encoding inactive leucine-rich repeat receptor-like serine/threonine-protein kinase At1g60630; protein product: MIRYMEFPRRTSCILLLLFSTSFSFLLHCALSDDADTLLSLKSEIDNSNHLQWRHGSDPCQWKGVKQCLKGRVIKLVLEHLNLTGQLNINILNKLDQLRLLSFKANSLTGQIPDLSSLPNLKSIYLNGNHFSGQIPATLSLLHRLKVIVISDNRISGEIPNSLLNLSRLYVLSLDNNQLTGEIPPFNQPSLRFFNVSNNHLHGQIPVTPAMVRFSISSFFGNIGLCGTQIESTCDLMSPSASPSSPIKEKKKKHGLNRKQITAVVVGSVGGFGLLILCLIIMCVVCKRSGRTSSRTVTTTAEGNNNGGAVGAGGGKQFSWEETEEGGGTGNLVFLVGEGVGEERMNYTMEDLLKASAETLGRGTVGSTYKAVMESGYIVTVKRLREARYPRVEEFRRYMEILGRLRHPNLVPIRAYFHAKEERLLVYDYFPNGSLFSLIHGSRAPPGGGKPLHWTSCLKIAEDVAAGLLYIHQNSNLTHGNLKSSNVLLGSDFESCLTDYGLSSFKNPDDITVESSGGGVFYKAPECRHMTTTATTSTQEGDVYSFGVLVLELLTGKTPFEDVVEEHGSDIPKWVRSVREDHETEESDDGPPNEDKLGALLNIAMACVSVCGDERPVIKEVLRMVREARAEAHVSSNSSDHSPGRWSDTVQSLPREDHQHLSI